The Echinicola jeungdonensis genome segment AGGGTGTATGACAGTGAAGTTGAGGCCAATGAGGCCATGAAAAATAAAGAAGTGCAGAAGGGGGATGTGGTAGTAATCCGGTATGTAGGTCCAAAGGGTGGCCCGGGAATGCCAGAAATGCTGAAGCCAACTTCTATCATTATTGGAGGAGGTCTGGGTTCAGATGTGGCTTTGATCACTGATGGTAGGTTCTCCGGTGGTACCCATGGCTTTGTGGTAGGTCACGTCACTCCGGAAGCCTACACAGGAGGTCCAATTGGTTTGTTGCAAAATGGTGATGAAATCACCATTGATGCGGAAACTATGGAAATCAATACCAATGTCTCAGAGGAGGAATTTGCAGAAAGGAAGAAAAACTGGAAAAACAAAGACCTGAGCCATTTGGAAGGGACATTAAGAAAATATAGTCAACTCGTGGCCACCGCATCAGAAGGGTGTATTACAGATAAAAAATAATATAGTGAAATCAGTTGAAGCTTCCTTTTTTTGGAGGCCCGCTGAAATTGACTATCTCAAATAAATTTTATTGCACATGAAAGATTCGAGAATCAGAGGAGCTGAGATCGTAATCAAGAGTCTGGTAGCAGAAAATTCAGAATTTATTTTCGGCTATCCGGGAGGTGCTATCATGCCGGTATATGATGCACTTTATGATTACGCTGACCAAATCAAACATGTACTGACAAGACATGAACAAGGTGCCATCCATGCAGCGCAGGGTTATGCCCGGGTCTCCGGAAAAGTCGGGGTCTGCATGGCTACTTCTGGGCCTGGCGCTACCAACTTAATCACAGGTATTGCCGATGCTATGATAGATAGCACTCCTCTGGTCTGCATCACCGGGCAGGTTGCATCCGCTCTTTTGGGTACTGATGCATTTCAGGAAACCGATGTAGTGGGCTTCTCTATGCCAGGAACCAAATGGAATATCCAGGTGAGAAGGGTAGAGGATATTGCCCCTGCCATTGCCAAAGGTTTTCATATAGCCCGTTCAGGAAGACCGGGACCAGTTTTGATCGATATTACCAAAGATGCCCAGTTTGCATTAGGTGAATATAATTACGTACCTTGTTTGGGAATCAGGTCTTACCGGCCATATCCTAAAGTAGATGATGCTTCAATAGCCCAAGCTGCTGAATTGATCAACCAGGCCAAAAAGCCTTATTTGCTGTTTGGACAGGGGGTATTGATCGGCAAAGCGGAGGAAGAACTAAAGGCATTTTTGGATAAATCAGGCATTCCTGCAGCTTGTACTTTATTAGGTTCCGGTGCATTGAGTGAGGAGCATCCTCAGTATGTGGGAAAACTTGGAATGCATGGTAACTATGCGCCCAATATGTTGACCAACCAATGTGATGTGTTGATCGCTGTGGGAATGAGGTTTGATGACCGCGTGACCGGGGACTTGAAGCGCTATGCCAAACAGGCCAAGGTGATCCATTTGGAACTTGACGCTGCAGAGGTCAACAAAAATGTAAAGTGTGAGGTAGCCGTATTGGGGAATTGTAAAGAAAGCCTGAGTAAATTGATTGAAAAGGTGGACAAGAATTCCCATGATAGTTGGATGGGCGAATTCAGAAAATTGGAAGAGGAAGAAAGAAAAGTGGTTGTTTCCAGCGATCTTTTACCTACCAAAGCTGGCTTGACCATGGGAGAGGTAATACGTTATATCAATGATTTCAAAAAGGATGATGCCGTATTGGTGACTGATGTAGGGCAGCACCAAATGGTAGCTTGGAGATATTTTGATTATAAGACCAGCCGGACCCAAGTGACTTCGGGTGGTTTGGGGACAATGGGCTTTAGCTTACCAGCCGCTCTGGGTGCCCAGCTCCATGATTATAACAGACAGGTGATCTGTGTAGTGGGGGATGGAGGCATCCAAATGACCATTCAGGAACTGGGAACCATCATGCAGACCAAGGCACCTGTAAAGGTGGTATTGTTGAACAATGATTTCTTAGGAATGGTAAGACAATGGCAGCAAATGTTCTTCGATAAGCGCTATTCCTTTACTGAATTGGTTAACCCCGACTTTATCAAAATAGCCGAAGCCTATAATATGAAAGCCAATAAGGTAACAGAAAGGGAAAACCTTCGGGATTCAGTGGCAGAAATGATGGTTCACGATGGACCTTATTTCCTTGAAGTAGTTGTGGAGAAAGAAG includes the following:
- the ilvB gene encoding biosynthetic-type acetolactate synthase large subunit, with amino-acid sequence MKDSRIRGAEIVIKSLVAENSEFIFGYPGGAIMPVYDALYDYADQIKHVLTRHEQGAIHAAQGYARVSGKVGVCMATSGPGATNLITGIADAMIDSTPLVCITGQVASALLGTDAFQETDVVGFSMPGTKWNIQVRRVEDIAPAIAKGFHIARSGRPGPVLIDITKDAQFALGEYNYVPCLGIRSYRPYPKVDDASIAQAAELINQAKKPYLLFGQGVLIGKAEEELKAFLDKSGIPAACTLLGSGALSEEHPQYVGKLGMHGNYAPNMLTNQCDVLIAVGMRFDDRVTGDLKRYAKQAKVIHLELDAAEVNKNVKCEVAVLGNCKESLSKLIEKVDKNSHDSWMGEFRKLEEEERKVVVSSDLLPTKAGLTMGEVIRYINDFKKDDAVLVTDVGQHQMVAWRYFDYKTSRTQVTSGGLGTMGFSLPAALGAQLHDYNRQVICVVGDGGIQMTIQELGTIMQTKAPVKVVLLNNDFLGMVRQWQQMFFDKRYSFTELVNPDFIKIAEAYNMKANKVTERENLRDSVAEMMVHDGPYFLEVVVEKEDNVFPMIPTGCSVEEVRLS